The Maylandia zebra isolate NMK-2024a linkage group LG7, Mzebra_GT3a, whole genome shotgun sequence genome contains a region encoding:
- the LOC143419293 gene encoding single-strand DNA endonuclease ASTE1-like, producing MFSKQTLKEMVVNFRKSSTTHTPLHINGSAVEMANSVKFLALIESVLCCYITIWYGNCTFAEKKSLQQIVRTAERIIGGLSHPSPNSTTDTSSDLDQRCGGDYPGFKDDVCKFFEALKDCEVTPYIFLDGAAGSEKQKTLHSRLKRRLENAKTIAESEPDAAPQGCNVLPPLVKDVFIEILKEKGIEFKQCLGEADPEVVSAANQKQCAVLSHDADFCIYDVNKGFLHLDNFEWKRKKDGKIPAKLYTRSKFCEHFKLDPALMPVFASIAGNDYSILKDNGTFANESSSSGEYRIKRLDGILRFLSKVNLHGLNDSQKRERALSQALSHVGKEENQTFKLSIQKYVQPEETSSELPSWVSKKVERGEITTFVISVVDQKTMMLPVLVEDFSQRSSYTAAYPIRQYFYGLLIGGQMCTEYDRDREEIKDKRVPSIGKQLQLEHLHKAPEGLRCRVFEEALQVQTSALENIPDQLKLPVCVTVFWFNNLKLGQKAETVHCLHALLLGFVCDRDGPEDEFERKMKTLKDAAIRRKWQPRVAHAFSQWLCCMRQSLHLNQLLCSPLPEPQCARLYCGPLLHRLADEDTFEKLLKTLRGKKKKLYQDLKTIFHLLARKKTLVIGDSVLKDVDPEIPATTLTYRSGATAGDIEAKLKLLAQDEHRFDKIVIHVSNNDIQNHQLEVIKPKIESVCNFAKTMSDSVGFSGPLPSRTNAHIIRSLSSFNCWLSNWCPENNVGFINNWKMFGLKPGLIESNHIYPTREGADLISRKLAKFILS from the exons ATGTTTAGCAAGCAAACTCTCAAGGAAATGGTTGTTAACTTCAGGAAGAGCTCAACGACTCACACCCCACTGCACATCAACGGATCTGCTGTTGAGATGGCCAACAGTGTGAAGttcctgg ctctaattgaGAGTGTCCTCTGCTGCTACATCACtatctggtacgggaactgcaccTTTGCTGAAAAGAAGTCTCTGCAGCAGATAGTGAGGAcagcagagaggatcattggaGGCCTCTCCCACCCATCTCCCAACTCGACGACAGACACATCATCCGAC CTGGACCAGCGCTGTGGAGGAGATTATCCTGGATTTAAAGACGATGTCTGTAAGTTCTTTGAGGCTTTGAAGGACTGCGAAGTCACTCCATACATCTTCTTGGATGGAGCTGCAGGATCAGAGAAGCAGAAAACTCTTCATTCGCGTCTAAAGCGTAGACTAGAAAATGCAAAGACAATAGCAGAGAGTGAGCCTGACGCTGCACCACAAGGATGTAACGTCTTACCACCTCTGGTAAAAGATGTCTTCATAGAAATCTTGAAGGAGAAAGGCATAGAGTTTAAACAGTGTTTAGGAGAGGCAGACCCTGAAGTTGTTTCTGCTGCAAATCAGAAACAATGTGCTGTGCTGTCCCATGACGCAGATTTCTGCATCTATGATGTGAACAAAGGTTTCCTTCATCTTGACAACTTTGAgtggaaaagaaagaaggatGGCAAGATTCCTGCTAAGCTCTACACACGTTCAAAGTTTTGTGAGCATTTTAAATTGGACCCTGCTCTCATGCCAGTCTTTGCTTCAATAGCAGGAAATGATTATTCAATATTAAAAGACAATGGTACCTTTGCAAATGAATCATCTTCATCTGGTGAGTACAGGATTAAAAGACTGGATGGTATACTCAGGTTTTTAAGTAAAGTGAATCTGCATGGTTTGAACGACTCACAGAAGAGAGAACGTGCTCTGAGTCAAGCTTTAAGTCATGTTGGTaaagaagaaaaccaaactTTCAAACTCTCCATTCAAAAGTATGTTCAACCAGAAGAAACAAGTTCTGAGTTGCCATCATGGGTGAGTAAAAAAGTTGAGCGTGGAGAAATCACCACTTTCGTCATAAGTGTTGTGGATCAGAAGACAATGATGCTGCCTGTTCTTGTGGAGGACTTTTCACAGCGCAGTAGTTACACAGCTGCTTACCCCATCAGACAGTACTTCTATGGACTGTTAATTGGAGGTCAGATGTGCACTGAATATGACAGGGATAGAGAAGAGATCAAAGACAAACGTGTCCCATCCATAGGGAAACAACTGCAACTAGAGCATCTGCATAAG GCTCCTGAGGGTTTGCGTTGCAGAGTGTTTGAAGAAGCTCTGCAGGTTCAGACTTCAGCCTTAGAAAACATCCCCGACCAGCTGAAGCTGCCAgtctgtgtgactgttttctgGTTTAACAACTTAAAGCTTGGCCAAAAAGCTGAAACTGTCCACTGCCTCCACGCCCTCCTGCTGGGGTTTGTGTGTGATCGTGATGGTCCAG AGGACGAGTTTGAGAGGAAGATGAAAACTTTAAAGGATGCAGCTATCAGGAGGAAATGGCAGCCCCGTGTGGCTCATGCTTTCAGCCAATGGCTGTGCTGCATGAGGCAGAGCCTCCACCTGAACCAGCTGCTGTGTTCCCCTCTACCAGAACCTCAGTGTGCCCG GCTTTACTGTGGACCTCTCCTTCATCGGCTGGCAGATGAAGACACGTTTGAAAAACTACTGAAAACactgagaggaaaaaagaagaaattataTCAGGATTTAAAGACCATTTTTCATCTACTCGCACGGAAAAAAACTCTGGTTATTGGCGACTCTGTTCTTAAAGATGTGGACCCAGAGATTCCAGCAACTACACTTACATACAGATCAGGGGCCACAGCAGGCGACATTGAGGCTAAACTGAAACTCCTGGCTCAGGATGAACATAGATTTGATAAAATTGTAATTCATGTCAGCAATAACGACATCCAGAATCATCAACTGGAGGTCATAAAACCTAAAATTGAGTCGGTGTGTAACTTTGCAAAAACGATGTCGGATTCTGTAggtttctctggtcccctccccagtCGAACCAATGCTCACATCATTAGAAGCCTGTCATCGTTTAACTGCTGGCTGTCTAACTGGTGTCCAGAAAACAATGTGGGCTTCATAAATAACTGGAAAATGTTTGGGTTAAAACCTGGTCTCATTGAGAGCAACCACATCTATCCAACTCGCGAGGGTGCAGATCTCATTTCTAGAAAACTGGCCAAGTTTATTCTGagttaa
- the slc25a46 gene encoding mitochondrial outer membrane protein SLC25A46 → MASRRPDSFDGLGYRGRDDPLYGAGYPVRSAGAPAEPQLHHWVTTPPDIPGSRNLHPGERTPLFDDAPGEIAGSASGWEAPNPSRPPAEQLNRFAGFGVGFVSLFTENVLSHPCIVFRRQCQVNYHARCYHLTPFSAVAVMYSITKAQGVKALWKGMGSTFIVHGVTLGAEGIISEFTPLPRELPHRCSWKQVAGHLLLKGLTAVVALPFYCASLIETVQSEIVRDESSSGLLDCVREGVARLLGVGAPHSCRLLPFRCLLLPAALHAILRYAVATSIQRVVLWLHQRSKKQRAEPSNPLDAYFPELAASWAGSLVADVVLFPLETVLHRLALQGTRTIIDATDGVVAVGNGGSPLVVPVNTQYDGFSDCLHAISRKEGGAGFYRGFGVLVAQYALHGALLAAARTLMRVLLLDAKAS, encoded by the exons ATGGCCTCCAGGCGGCCGGACAGCTTCGACGGGCTCGGGTACCGCGGCCGGGATGACCCGCTGTACGGAGCGGGCTACCCGGTTCGGAGCGCCGGAGCCCCCGCCGAACCGCAGCTCCACCACTGGGTCACCACGCCGCCCGACATCCCGGGCAGCCGCAACCTGCACCCTGGAGAGCGGACACCTCTGTTCGATGACGCCCCGGGAGAGATCGCAGGTTCTGCAAGCGGCTGGGAAGCTCCAAATCCCAGCAGGCCCCCCGCTG AGCAGCTGAATCGATTCGCTGGCTTCGGGGTTGGATTCGTCAG TCTGTTCACAGAGAACGTCCTCTCTCACCCCTGCATCGTGTTCCGCAGACAGTGCCAG GTGAACTACCACGCCCGGTGTTATCACCTGACTCCATTCAGCGCTGTCGCTGTAATGTACAGCATCACCAAAGCTCAG GGTGTGAAGGCTCTGTGGAAGGGGATGGGCAGCACATTCATCGTTCATGGTGTTACGCTCGGAGCCGAGGGCATCATCAGCGAGTTCACGCCACTGCCACG ggagCTTCCTCACAGGTGCAGCTGGAAACAGGTGGCTGGGCATTTGCTGCTTAAAGG aTTAACGGCAGTCGTCGCTCTTCCATTTTACTGTGCCAGCCTCATTGAGACCGTGCAG AGCGAGATTGTGCGGGATGAGTCGTCCTCTGGCCTGCTGGACTGTGTCCGTGAGGGTGTTGCTCGACTGCTGGGTGTCGGCGCACCTCACAGTTGTCGCCTGCTTCCTTTCAGATGCCTGCTGCTTCCCGCTGCGCTGCATGCCATTCTGCGCTATGCCGTGGCTACCTCCATCCAGCGGgtggtgctgtggctgcaccagcGTAGCAAGAAGCAGCGGGCAGAACCATCCAATCCACTGGATGCCTACTTCCCCGAGCTGGCGGCATCTTGGGCGGGTTCTCTGGTGGCTGACGTGGTGTTGTTTCCTCTTGAGACGGTGCTACATCGCCTGGCTCTGCAGGGTACGCGCACCATCATTGATGCCACCGATGGAGTGGTCGCGGTGGGAAATGGCGGGAGCCCGCTGGTAGTGCCCGTAAACACGCAGTATGATGGCTTCTCTGACTGCCTGCACGCCATCAGCCGCAAGGAAGGCGGGGCTGGCTTCTACCGAGGTTTTGGTGTGCTGGTAGCCCAGTATGCTTTGCATGGAGCGCTGCTGGCCGCCGCCAGGACGCTGATGAGGGTGCTGCTGCTGGATGCCAAGGCCAGCTAG